From the Lysobacterales bacterium genome, one window contains:
- a CDS encoding LysR family transcriptional regulator encodes MTLTQLRFIVAIADANLNITQAATKVHATQPGLSKQLKLLEDELGFQLFTRRARSVEAITPAGEKVLKHARIILAEAANIRAVAANLRRDADGELLIATTHTQARYVLPRPLAALKQRFPQVALHVAPGGDAETVARHEKGEADIAIVSSSGTPPQADLTLPIYRWDRVVLVPRGHPLTTLERELTLADIAAHPLISYESSRAADSSLRRAFQDAGLAPDISVTARDADLIKTYVRTGLGVGILAEMAVDGSDGDLVALPARGLFPTCTTWLLIRKDRVLRDYTEALIRTLIPEIDLRDLRRALTDGEPLHLAPRTWTQREDLSKPAPVGEFQI; translated from the coding sequence ATGACGCTTACGCAACTGCGCTTCATCGTCGCCATCGCCGACGCCAATCTCAACATCACCCAGGCCGCCACCAAGGTCCACGCGACCCAGCCGGGGCTGTCGAAGCAGCTCAAGCTGCTGGAGGACGAACTCGGCTTTCAGCTGTTCACGCGGCGTGCCCGCAGCGTCGAGGCGATCACGCCGGCCGGCGAGAAAGTGCTGAAACACGCTCGCATCATCCTGGCCGAGGCCGCCAACATCCGTGCGGTGGCCGCCAATCTGCGTCGCGATGCCGATGGCGAATTGCTGATCGCCACGACGCACACCCAGGCGCGCTACGTCTTGCCGCGACCGCTCGCGGCCTTGAAGCAGCGCTTCCCGCAAGTCGCCTTGCATGTGGCGCCGGGCGGCGACGCCGAGACCGTGGCACGGCACGAGAAGGGCGAGGCCGACATCGCCATCGTCAGCAGTTCGGGAACGCCGCCGCAGGCCGACCTGACCCTGCCGATCTACCGCTGGGATCGCGTCGTGCTGGTGCCTCGCGGCCACCCACTGACCACCCTCGAACGCGAACTCACCCTCGCCGACATCGCCGCGCATCCGCTGATCAGCTACGAATCGAGCCGCGCCGCCGATTCGTCGCTGCGCCGCGCTTTCCAGGACGCCGGGCTCGCGCCCGACATCAGCGTCACCGCACGTGACGCCGACCTGATCAAGACTTACGTACGCACCGGCCTTGGCGTCGGCATCCTTGCCGAGATGGCGGTCGATGGCAGCGACGGCGACCTCGTCGCCCTGCCCGCCCGCGGACTGTTCCCGACCTGCACGACCTGGCTGCTGATCCGCAAGGACCGCGTGCTGCGCGACTACACCGAAGCCCTGATCCGCACCCTGATTCCCGAGATCGACCTGCGCGACCTGCGCCGCGCCCTGACCGACGGCGAGCCCTTGCACCTCGCGCCGCGAACCTGGACGCAACGCGAGGATCTGTCGAAACCGGCACCGGTCGGCGAGTTCCAGATCTGA
- the cobA gene encoding uroporphyrinogen-III C-methyltransferase has protein sequence MLPNRSELPVAHRLYPLFADLRGRRVLVIGAGSVAARKIAALRDTGAEIVVVAKVVAAEVAALADQGDVSLQVGAFDDAQLDGAWLVVAATNDAATNARIAAAAEARRIFANVVDDVALSAVQLPAVVQRGRLQVAISSAGAAPMLARHVRAQVEMALDDSLGTLVELFERHRDTIRARWPDLPQRRRWFERVLAGVVPRLVRAQQVRAADIALRDAIGEVDAVDAQGSVVLVGAGPGDAGLLTLRALRALNEADVILHDQLVSADVLALARRDATFIDVGKQAGHHRVAQDGIHELMIAHAHRGARVVRLKGGDPFVFGRGGEELEALQAAGIRFEVVPGITAANACAAYAGIPLTHRDRAQSVRLVTAHCEQSADRLDWAGLAQDRQTLAFYMGVAGLERIRDRLIAHGRAASTPFAIIENGSRPEQRVITGTLDALPEIARDHGVRTPALLILGEVAALATRLHWFGAAPVDGCGPRRDGAAASLPLAA, from the coding sequence ATGCTTCCGAACCGTTCCGAACTGCCTGTCGCGCATCGCCTGTATCCGCTGTTCGCGGACCTGCGGGGACGGCGTGTGCTCGTGATCGGGGCCGGCAGTGTCGCGGCGCGCAAGATCGCGGCCTTGCGCGATACCGGTGCCGAGATCGTCGTGGTCGCGAAAGTCGTCGCCGCCGAGGTGGCAGCGCTGGCCGACCAGGGCGATGTGTCGTTGCAGGTCGGCGCGTTTGACGACGCGCAGCTCGACGGCGCTTGGCTGGTCGTCGCCGCGACCAATGATGCGGCCACCAACGCGCGCATTGCCGCAGCGGCGGAAGCGCGCCGGATCTTCGCGAATGTCGTCGATGACGTCGCGCTATCCGCCGTGCAGTTGCCGGCGGTGGTGCAGCGCGGGCGATTGCAGGTGGCGATTTCCTCGGCGGGTGCGGCGCCGATGCTGGCCCGGCACGTGCGGGCGCAGGTCGAGATGGCGTTGGACGATTCGCTCGGCACCCTGGTCGAACTGTTCGAGCGCCATCGCGACACGATCCGTGCGCGCTGGCCCGATCTGCCGCAGCGCCGGCGCTGGTTCGAGCGCGTGCTGGCCGGCGTCGTGCCGCGACTGGTGCGGGCGCAGCAGGTCCGCGCTGCGGACATCGCGTTGCGCGATGCAATCGGAGAGGTTGATGCCGTCGATGCGCAGGGTTCGGTCGTGCTGGTCGGTGCCGGGCCGGGCGATGCCGGATTGCTGACCCTGCGTGCACTGAGGGCCCTGAACGAGGCCGACGTGATCTTGCACGACCAGCTGGTCAGCGCCGACGTGCTGGCGCTGGCGCGACGCGATGCGACATTCATCGATGTCGGCAAGCAGGCCGGACATCATCGCGTCGCGCAGGACGGCATCCATGAATTGATGATCGCGCATGCGCACCGCGGAGCGCGTGTCGTGCGCCTCAAGGGCGGCGACCCGTTCGTGTTCGGTCGCGGGGGTGAAGAACTGGAAGCGCTGCAGGCGGCCGGCATCCGCTTCGAGGTGGTGCCCGGCATCACTGCGGCCAATGCCTGTGCCGCTTACGCCGGGATCCCGTTGACGCATCGCGACCGCGCCCAGTCGGTACGACTGGTGACGGCGCACTGCGAACAGTCCGCGGATCGACTGGACTGGGCCGGCCTGGCCCAGGACCGTCAGACCCTGGCGTTCTACATGGGTGTGGCCGGGCTCGAACGGATTCGCGACCGCTTGATCGCGCACGGTCGGGCGGCATCGACGCCATTCGCCATCATCGAAAACGGCAGTCGTCCGGAACAACGCGTGATCACCGGCACACTCGATGCACTGCCCGAAATCGCCCGCGACCACGGCGTGCGGACCCCGGCGCTGCTGATCCTGGGGGAAGTGGCCGCGCTCGCGACCCGATTGCACTGGTTCGGTGCGGCACCGGTCGATGGCTGCGGTCCACGCCGCGATGGTGCCGCCGCGTCGCTGCCTCTCGCCGCTTGA
- a CDS encoding DsbC family protein: MKQWMVMAAVFAASAAQADEAAVRAAVQQLVAGATIESVRPAAMKDVFEVVVNGDVLYASADGAHLLQGRLYDAKLRADLTAATENGLRRELLAKVGDDRRIRFAAADEKHRITIFTDVDCGYCRKLHQQMSAINAAGITVDYLMFPRAGQPSASFDKAAFVWCAVDQQDALTASMLNGELTADQRKTCAHPVAETMQLGQRVAKLGTPTIIASDGSVLGGYLEPAQLSQRLAAVQEAPSRP; this comes from the coding sequence ATGAAGCAGTGGATGGTGATGGCAGCGGTGTTCGCGGCAAGCGCCGCGCAGGCCGACGAGGCGGCGGTGCGCGCGGCCGTGCAGCAACTCGTTGCCGGTGCGACGATCGAATCGGTCCGGCCCGCCGCGATGAAGGACGTGTTCGAAGTGGTCGTGAACGGCGACGTGCTGTACGCCAGCGCCGATGGCGCGCATCTGCTGCAGGGGCGCTTGTACGACGCGAAGCTGCGTGCCGACCTGACCGCCGCGACCGAGAACGGCCTGCGCCGCGAGCTGCTGGCGAAGGTCGGCGACGATCGGCGGATCCGTTTCGCCGCGGCCGATGAAAAGCATCGCATCACCATCTTCACCGACGTCGACTGTGGCTACTGCCGCAAGCTGCATCAGCAAATGTCCGCGATCAATGCCGCCGGCATCACCGTCGATTACCTGATGTTTCCGCGTGCCGGGCAACCTTCGGCCTCCTTCGACAAGGCCGCCTTCGTCTGGTGTGCAGTCGACCAGCAGGACGCACTGACGGCGAGCATGCTGAACGGCGAACTCACGGCGGACCAGCGCAAGACCTGCGCGCATCCGGTCGCGGAAACGATGCAACTCGGGCAACGGGTCGCCAAGCTCGGCACGCCGACCATCATCGCCAGCGACGGTTCGGTGCTGGGCGGCTATCTGGAACCGGCGCAGCTGTCGCAGCGTCTGGCCGCGGTGCAGGAAGCGCCATCGCGGCCGTGA
- a CDS encoding CinA family protein: MNTTANLADSELHAQAARFGTRLLEARLKLATAESCTGGWVAKVVTEVPGSSAWFDCAFVAYSYDAKEAMLGVPRQTLEQHGAVSRETVIEMVRGALSRSRADMAVAITGIAGPTGGTKDKPVGTVWIAWGFGHHRPVAEIFHFAGDRDAIRRATVAEVFAGLERLLAGR; this comes from the coding sequence ATGAACACGACCGCCAATCTTGCCGATTCCGAACTGCACGCGCAGGCTGCCCGTTTTGGCACGCGCCTGCTCGAAGCCCGACTGAAACTCGCCACCGCCGAGTCCTGCACCGGCGGCTGGGTGGCCAAGGTGGTCACCGAAGTGCCTGGCAGTTCGGCCTGGTTCGACTGCGCATTCGTGGCCTACAGCTACGATGCCAAGGAAGCCATGCTCGGCGTGCCGCGGCAGACGCTGGAGCAGCACGGCGCAGTCAGTCGTGAAACGGTGATCGAAATGGTGCGCGGTGCGCTCTCGCGCTCGCGTGCCGACATGGCGGTCGCGATCACCGGCATCGCCGGCCCGACCGGTGGAACGAAAGACAAACCCGTCGGCACGGTCTGGATCGCCTGGGGCTTCGGCCACCATCGTCCGGTCGCCGAGATCTTCCACTTCGCCGGCGACCGCGACGCCATTCGCCGCGCCACCGTTGCCGAAGTCTTCGCCGGGCTGGAGCGGTTGCTGGCGGGAAGATAG
- the mutS gene encoding DNA mismatch repair protein MutS has protein sequence MRQFFRAKAEFPDTLVFFRMGDFYELFYDDARKAARLLDVTLTQRGQSAGQPIPMAGVPYHAVEGYLAKLVKLGESAAICEQIGDPAASKGLVERKVVRVITPGTLTDEALLEERRDNLLVSITRGGDRFGLACVDVAGGRFTLCEIDGDAALLAELARLNPAETLLDENARWPEAVVAMTGTRRRPPWHYEHASAERALCEFFGTRDLRGFGCADLKLAVGAAGALLAYLKDTQRAALPHLTRLAVESSDDTIAMDAATRRNLELDAQTSGRGGATLFSVIDTSVTPMGGRLLRRWLHRPLRTATVLKLRHQAIAALIDAGAPGALRELLRGIGDIERILTRVALRSARPRDLSTLRDALRLAPDLQQRLTAIDSPRLHELAAQLGRHDDSANLLARAILEQPPVLLRDGGVLRDGFDAELDELRMLSTNADQFLIDLEARERAASGIATLKVGYNRVHGYYIEISHAHADRAPTHYTRRQTIKGAERYITEELKTFEDKVLSAKERALMREKALYEQLLDALNACLEALRDAAAAFSEIDVLSALAERAEALNWTMPELVDESGITIERGRHPVVEAVRSDPFEPNGLQLDPSRRMLVITGPNMGGKSTYMRQAALIVLLAHIGSFVPADAARIGPIDRIFTRIGAGDDLAAGQSTFMVEMSETANILHNATEHSLVLMDEVGRGTSTYDGLALAYACAVHLAATNRAYTLFATHYFELTALASEIDGVANVHLDAVEHGDSLVFLHAVKDGPANRSFGLQVAALAGVPKPVIAAARARLLALESRPLESAATPTAANGADMPRQFGLFDATPPALDALRALDPDALSPREALEALYRLKSLLGARA, from the coding sequence ATGCGCCAGTTCTTCCGCGCCAAGGCGGAGTTTCCGGACACGCTGGTGTTCTTCCGGATGGGCGACTTTTATGAGTTGTTCTACGACGATGCCCGCAAGGCGGCGCGCCTGCTCGACGTGACGCTGACGCAACGCGGCCAGTCCGCCGGCCAGCCGATCCCGATGGCCGGCGTGCCCTATCACGCGGTGGAAGGCTATCTCGCCAAGCTGGTCAAACTCGGCGAATCGGCGGCGATCTGCGAACAGATCGGTGACCCGGCCGCGAGCAAGGGCCTGGTCGAACGCAAGGTCGTGCGCGTGATCACCCCGGGCACGCTGACCGACGAAGCCCTGCTCGAGGAGCGCCGCGACAACCTGCTGGTGTCGATCACGCGTGGCGGCGACCGTTTCGGCTTGGCCTGCGTCGATGTCGCCGGCGGTCGTTTCACCTTGTGCGAGATCGACGGCGACGCCGCGTTGTTGGCGGAGCTGGCGCGCTTGAATCCGGCCGAGACGCTGTTGGACGAAAACGCGCGCTGGCCCGAAGCCGTGGTCGCGATGACCGGCACGCGTCGGCGTCCGCCCTGGCATTACGAACACGCATCGGCGGAACGCGCACTCTGCGAATTCTTCGGCACCCGCGACCTGCGCGGCTTCGGCTGCGCCGACCTGAAGCTCGCGGTCGGCGCGGCCGGTGCGCTGCTCGCTTACCTGAAGGACACGCAACGGGCCGCGTTGCCGCACCTCACTCGCCTCGCGGTCGAATCCAGCGACGACACCATCGCGATGGATGCCGCGACGCGCCGCAATCTCGAACTCGATGCGCAGACCAGCGGGCGCGGCGGTGCCACCCTGTTCTCGGTCATCGATACCAGCGTCACGCCGATGGGCGGACGCCTGCTGCGACGCTGGCTGCATCGCCCGCTGCGCACCGCAACCGTCTTGAAGTTGCGCCATCAGGCGATCGCGGCCCTGATCGATGCCGGCGCGCCGGGTGCGTTGCGCGAGCTCTTGCGCGGCATCGGCGACATCGAACGCATCCTCACCCGCGTCGCGCTGCGTTCGGCACGACCGCGCGACCTGTCGACACTGCGCGATGCGTTGCGGCTCGCACCCGATCTGCAGCAGCGGCTCACGGCGATCGATAGTCCGCGCCTGCACGAACTCGCTGCGCAACTCGGTCGTCACGATGACAGCGCCAACTTGCTGGCCCGCGCGATCCTGGAGCAGCCACCGGTGCTGCTGCGCGACGGCGGCGTGCTGCGCGACGGCTTCGACGCCGAACTCGACGAGTTGCGGATGCTGTCGACGAATGCCGACCAGTTCCTGATCGACCTCGAAGCGCGCGAACGCGCGGCCAGCGGCATCGCGACGCTGAAAGTCGGCTACAACCGCGTGCATGGCTATTACATCGAGATCAGCCACGCCCACGCCGACCGCGCGCCGACGCACTACACACGCCGTCAGACCATCAAGGGCGCCGAGCGCTACATCACCGAAGAGCTGAAGACCTTCGAGGACAAGGTGCTGTCGGCGAAAGAACGCGCGCTGATGCGCGAAAAGGCGCTGTACGAACAGCTGCTCGATGCCTTGAACGCGTGCCTTGAAGCACTGCGCGATGCCGCCGCCGCATTCAGCGAGATCGACGTGCTGAGCGCACTCGCCGAGCGCGCCGAAGCGCTGAACTGGACGATGCCGGAACTGGTCGATGAATCCGGCATCACCATCGAACGCGGCCGTCATCCGGTGGTCGAAGCGGTGCGCAGCGATCCGTTCGAACCGAACGGCCTGCAGCTCGATCCATCACGGCGCATGCTGGTCATCACCGGCCCGAACATGGGCGGCAAGAGCACCTACATGCGCCAGGCCGCGCTGATCGTCCTGCTCGCGCACATCGGCAGTTTCGTCCCGGCCGATGCCGCCCGGATCGGGCCGATCGACCGCATCTTCACCCGCATCGGCGCCGGCGACGACCTCGCGGCCGGGCAATCGACCTTCATGGTCGAAATGAGCGAGACCGCGAACATCCTGCACAACGCGACCGAGCACAGCCTGGTGCTGATGGACGAGGTCGGACGCGGCACCAGCACCTACGACGGCCTCGCGCTGGCCTATGCCTGTGCGGTGCATCTCGCAGCGACGAACCGCGCCTACACCTTGTTCGCGACGCATTACTTCGAGCTGACCGCGCTCGCGAGCGAGATCGACGGCGTCGCGAATGTTCATCTGGATGCCGTCGAGCACGGCGACTCGCTGGTGTTCCTGCATGCGGTCAAGGACGGCCCGGCGAATCGCAGCTTTGGCCTTCAGGTCGCGGCCTTGGCCGGCGTGCCGAAGCCGGTCATTGCCGCCGCGCGTGCACGCCTGCTGGCGCTGGAATCGCGTCCGCTCGAATCGGCGGCAACGCCCACAGCGGCGAATGGCGCCGACATGCCGCGGCAATTCGGCCTGTTCGACGCCACGCCGCCCGCGCTCGACGCACTGCGCGCCCTCGACCCGGATGCGTTGAGCCCGCGCGAGGCGCTGGAAGCACTGTATCGATTGAAGTCCCTGCTGGGAGCACGCGCATGA
- a CDS encoding type II toxin-antitoxin system Phd/YefM family antitoxin: protein MTTVTATELARRTREILDQVLSEGETIVVERNARPIAELVPAPRRMTARQALAGLQSMVSVDDAKRWLDDSRDEFGNDVRDPWA, encoded by the coding sequence ATGACCACCGTGACCGCCACCGAACTCGCACGACGTACCCGTGAAATCCTCGATCAGGTGTTGAGCGAGGGCGAGACCATCGTGGTCGAGCGGAATGCACGCCCGATCGCCGAACTGGTACCTGCGCCACGTCGGATGACGGCGCGTCAGGCGCTGGCCGGTCTGCAGTCAATGGTGTCAGTGGACGATGCAAAGCGCTGGCTCGACGACAGCCGCGACGAATTCGGCAACGATGTGCGTGATCCGTGGGCGTGA
- the tyrA gene encoding bifunctional chorismate mutase/prephenate dehydrogenase: protein MSIDDLRQQIDTLDRQLVDLLVERSRVTAAIGAFKRERGLALYVPERESELLNARREQAQAAGADPDMVEDVLRRVMRGSYASQETALPAVGDIRQPVVILGGRGAMGRLMAGLFERSGYPVRVIDVDNLDDLPDAVVDAGLVMVSVPIDRTAQVIAALPKLPEHCLLCDITSVKQMPLDAMLSAHAGPVVGLHPMFGPDVKSLVKQVIVVCHGRESSRYDWLLRQLEAWGGLLREESPAAHDQSMQMIQAMRHFTTIAYGVFLSRQPADLERLLRLSSPIYRLELAMVGRLFAQSPMLYADIMLQADHLPDLISDYRHALDELLALVRGDDREGLVARFRAVQAYFGDLAPKLLTESADLLRKMHDAQGGKAG from the coding sequence ATGAGCATCGACGACCTCCGCCAGCAGATCGACACGCTGGACCGGCAACTGGTCGACTTGCTGGTCGAGCGCAGCCGCGTCACCGCCGCGATCGGCGCCTTCAAGCGCGAACGCGGGCTGGCGCTGTACGTGCCGGAACGCGAATCGGAATTGCTGAACGCGCGCCGCGAACAGGCGCAAGCCGCAGGTGCCGATCCGGACATGGTCGAAGACGTGTTGCGCCGGGTCATGCGCGGCTCCTATGCCTCGCAGGAAACCGCTCTGCCCGCGGTCGGCGACATCAGGCAACCCGTCGTCATTCTCGGCGGTCGCGGCGCCATGGGCCGATTGATGGCGGGCCTGTTCGAACGCTCGGGTTATCCCGTGCGCGTGATCGATGTCGACAACCTCGACGATCTTCCGGATGCGGTCGTCGATGCCGGCTTGGTGATGGTGTCGGTACCGATCGACCGCACCGCGCAAGTCATTGCCGCATTGCCGAAGCTGCCCGAACACTGCCTGCTCTGCGACATCACTTCGGTCAAGCAGATGCCGCTGGACGCGATGCTGTCGGCGCATGCTGGGCCCGTGGTCGGCCTGCATCCGATGTTCGGCCCGGACGTGAAGAGTCTGGTCAAGCAGGTCATCGTCGTCTGCCACGGTCGCGAGTCTTCACGCTACGACTGGCTGCTGCGCCAGCTTGAAGCCTGGGGTGGCCTGCTGCGCGAGGAATCGCCGGCCGCGCACGATCAGTCGATGCAGATGATCCAGGCGATGCGTCACTTCACGACGATTGCCTACGGCGTGTTCCTGTCACGCCAGCCCGCCGACCTGGAACGCCTGCTGCGCCTCAGTTCGCCGATCTATCGCCTTGAACTCGCGATGGTCGGCCGACTGTTCGCGCAAAGCCCGATGCTCTACGCCGACATCATGCTGCAGGCCGATCACCTGCCCGACCTGATCTCGGACTACCGGCATGCGCTCGATGAACTGCTCGCACTGGTGCGCGGCGACGATCGCGAAGGCCTGGTCGCGCGCTTCCGCGCCGTGCAGGCCTACTTCGGCGACCTCGCCCCGAAACTGCTCACCGAAAGTGCCGACCTGCTGCGCAAGATGCATGACGCCCAGGGGGGCAAAGCCGGTTGA
- a CDS encoding phosphopantetheine adenylyltransferase, whose amino-acid sequence MIAERCVQLVLLVAAIIHLAPISGLAGAEALQRLYGVDLTDPSTLMLMRHRAVLFALVGLPLVIGLFLPAWRVPALCGAVISLSAFLGLATTLPALNPALLRAVQIDIGLILLILPALGWCLRMGQAPG is encoded by the coding sequence ATGATCGCCGAACGCTGCGTCCAACTCGTGCTGCTGGTTGCAGCCATCATCCACCTCGCGCCGATCAGCGGACTGGCCGGCGCCGAGGCCTTGCAACGCCTCTACGGCGTCGACCTGACCGATCCATCCACGTTGATGCTGATGCGCCATCGCGCCGTGCTGTTCGCACTGGTCGGACTGCCGCTGGTGATCGGCCTGTTCCTGCCGGCCTGGCGCGTTCCAGCGCTTTGCGGCGCAGTGATCAGCCTGAGCGCCTTCCTCGGACTGGCGACCACCCTACCCGCACTGAACCCGGCGCTGTTGCGCGCCGTCCAGATCGACATCGGCCTGATCCTGCTCATCCTCCCCGCCCTCGGGTGGTGCCTGCGCATGGGACAAGCACCCGGCTGA
- a CDS encoding helix-turn-helix transcriptional regulator, with amino-acid sequence MTARASAFGDQIRDWRQRRRLSQLELAGDARISTRHLSFIETGRSRPSRGMLLHLAELLDVPLRERNALLLAAGFSPAFPAHALDAGALASAMAAVELVLNAHGAFPAIAVDRHWNLLRANSAARRLMHRVAPSLLAPPANVLRMTLHPQGLAPLILNLAQLREHLLSRLLRQARTTGDLQLQALYDELLQLPAGDATGAHLTTPDPDVVVPMRIQTPYGVLSVFSTITVFGTPVDVTLSELAVEAFFPADESSRALLEQLAAADPG; translated from the coding sequence ATGACTGCACGCGCCTCTGCTTTCGGCGATCAAATCCGCGACTGGCGTCAGCGTCGGCGCTTGAGTCAACTCGAACTCGCGGGCGATGCGCGCATTTCGACCCGGCATCTGAGTTTCATCGAGACCGGGCGTTCGCGGCCGAGCCGCGGCATGCTGCTGCACCTGGCGGAATTGCTTGACGTGCCCTTGCGCGAGCGCAATGCCTTGTTGCTCGCGGCGGGGTTTTCGCCGGCCTTTCCCGCGCATGCGCTGGACGCGGGCGCGCTGGCGTCGGCGATGGCGGCGGTGGAACTGGTGTTGAACGCCCACGGTGCGTTTCCGGCGATTGCCGTGGATCGCCACTGGAACCTGCTGCGCGCGAATTCGGCCGCACGGCGGCTGATGCATCGCGTCGCACCTTCGCTGCTGGCGCCGCCGGCGAACGTCCTTCGGATGACCTTGCACCCGCAGGGCCTTGCGCCGCTGATCCTGAATCTGGCGCAATTGCGGGAACACTTGTTGTCGCGATTGTTGCGGCAGGCACGCACCACCGGCGACCTGCAGCTGCAGGCGCTTTACGACGAATTGCTGCAACTGCCCGCGGGCGATGCGACGGGCGCGCACCTGACCACGCCCGATCCCGATGTCGTCGTGCCGATGCGGATTCAGACCCCCTATGGCGTGCTGTCGGTGTTCAGCACGATCACGGTGTTCGGCACGCCGGTCGATGTGACCTTGTCGGAACTCGCGGTCGAAGCCTTCTTTCCGGCCGACGAGTCATCGCGCGCGTTGCTGGAGCAGTTGGCGGCGGCTGACCCGGGCTGA
- a CDS encoding type II toxin-antitoxin system VapC family toxin — MAAEYLLDSNILIAIINQTSRPLLNKLAGLAPQRMHLSAIVLSELLTGVAKGGPNALSRQATLKELIASMTPLYFDHDAADAYARIRAKLEAAGQTIGPMDLLISAQAISRNLILVTDNLREFRRVPGLACENWLR, encoded by the coding sequence ATGGCGGCGGAGTATCTGCTCGACAGCAATATTCTCATTGCCATCATCAACCAGACGTCCCGGCCATTACTGAACAAGCTGGCTGGCCTCGCACCTCAGCGCATGCATCTGTCGGCGATCGTCCTCTCCGAATTGTTGACTGGTGTCGCGAAAGGCGGCCCCAATGCGTTGTCGCGGCAGGCAACGCTGAAGGAACTGATCGCCAGCATGACCCCTCTGTACTTCGATCATGATGCCGCCGATGCCTACGCTCGTATTCGAGCAAAGCTGGAGGCCGCGGGTCAGACCATCGGGCCGATGGACTTGCTGATCTCCGCCCAGGCCATCAGTCGCAATCTGATACTGGTCACCGACAACCTGCGTGAATTCCGCCGTGTGCCAGGGCTGGCCTGCGAAAACTGGCTGCGCTGA
- the cysK gene encoding cysteine synthase A, producing the protein MAIFHSILDTIGNTPVVKLHRIAPKHVDLYVKVEAFNPAGSVKDRLALAIVLDAEQRGQLKPGDTIVEATSGNTGVALAAVAAARGYKFVAVMTETFSIERRKLIRAYGGKVILTPAAERGSGMVRRAEELAKKHGWFLARQFENPANPAWHRSTTAAEILRDFAGRRLDHFVSGWGTGGTLTGVGEVLKLARPETRITATEPAGASLLSGNAWAPHKIQGWTPDFVPAVLNRTIADEIVPVDDLLARDTARRLAVEEGIFVGLSSGGTLAAALKVAESATPGATILAMLPDTGERYLSTILFEGVNDGSDDEWLAGLG; encoded by the coding sequence ATGGCCATCTTCCATTCCATCCTCGACACCATCGGCAACACCCCGGTCGTGAAATTGCACCGGATCGCGCCGAAGCACGTCGATCTCTACGTCAAGGTCGAGGCCTTCAATCCGGCCGGCTCGGTCAAGGACCGGCTGGCGCTCGCGATCGTGCTCGACGCCGAGCAGCGTGGCCAGTTGAAGCCCGGCGATACCATCGTCGAAGCGACCTCGGGCAATACCGGCGTCGCACTCGCGGCGGTGGCTGCTGCGCGTGGCTACAAGTTCGTTGCGGTGATGACGGAAACCTTCTCGATCGAGCGCCGCAAACTGATTCGCGCCTATGGCGGCAAGGTGATCCTCACGCCGGCGGCCGAACGCGGCAGCGGCATGGTTCGTCGTGCCGAAGAACTCGCGAAGAAGCATGGCTGGTTCCTCGCGCGCCAATTCGAGAATCCGGCCAATCCGGCCTGGCACCGCAGCACCACCGCGGCCGAGATCCTGCGCGATTTCGCCGGACGCCGGCTCGACCATTTCGTCAGCGGCTGGGGCACCGGCGGCACCCTCACCGGGGTCGGCGAAGTGCTGAAGCTCGCCCGTCCGGAGACGCGCATCACTGCGACCGAACCGGCCGGTGCATCGTTGTTGTCAGGCAACGCCTGGGCGCCGCACAAGATCCAGGGCTGGACGCCCGACTTCGTGCCGGCCGTGCTCAATCGCACGATCGCCGATGAGATCGTGCCGGTCGACGATCTGCTGGCGCGCGATACCGCACGCCGGCTGGCGGTCGAGGAAGGCATCTTCGTGGGTCTGTCGTCAGGCGGCACGCTGGCCGCGGCCTTGAAAGTCGCAGAGAGCGCGACGCCGGGCGCGACCATCCTGGCGATGTTGCCGGACACTGGTGAACGTTATCTGTCGACGATCCTGTTCGAGGGCGTCAACGACGGTTCGGACGACGAGTGGTTGGCCGGGTTGGGGTAA
- a CDS encoding AbrB/MazE/SpoVT family DNA-binding domain-containing protein gives MATAKLFVLGNSQAVRIPARYRIDATEVEIFQRGDELVLRPKFRSAADMFAAARAKGGDFQDWVRPDQGKLEPTPKWD, from the coding sequence ATGGCCACCGCAAAACTGTTCGTGCTCGGCAACTCGCAGGCAGTGCGCATTCCCGCGCGTTATCGCATCGACGCGACCGAGGTAGAAATCTTCCAGCGTGGCGACGAACTCGTGCTTCGCCCGAAGTTCCGTTCTGCGGCTGACATGTTCGCTGCGGCACGGGCCAAAGGGGGTGATTTTCAGGATTGGGTACGTCCCGACCAAGGGAAGCTTGAGCCAACACCGAAGTGGGACTGA